One segment of Radiobacillus kanasensis DNA contains the following:
- the plsX gene encoding phosphate acyltransferase PlsX → MRIAIDAMGGDHAPKEIVLGAMEAVKHIHNLEIVLVGNQEKIDPYLKDSTNITVKHTTEVITGDDEPVRAVRRKKNSSLVLMANEVKEGKADACISAGNTGALMSAGLFVVGRIKGIERPALSPTLPTSDGKGVLLLDVGANVEAKAQHLLQYGIMGAIYTEKVRGVQNPRVGLLNVGTEDGKGNDLTKKAFELMQQAPFHFVGNVEARDILSGVADVIVTDGFSGNVALKTIEGTADLMFSKLKETFMSNLKTKLAAGMVKPELKGLKDQLDYSEYGGAGLFGLAAPVIKAHGSSNARAIFNAIKQACHMVEHNVTMTIQETVELIQTDNGEE, encoded by the coding sequence ATGAGAATTGCGATAGATGCAATGGGTGGAGACCATGCTCCTAAAGAGATCGTATTAGGGGCGATGGAAGCCGTTAAACACATACATAACTTAGAAATTGTATTAGTTGGAAATCAAGAAAAAATCGATCCTTACTTAAAAGATTCAACGAACATCACGGTTAAGCATACGACCGAAGTGATTACAGGGGACGACGAGCCTGTTCGTGCGGTTCGTCGGAAAAAAAACTCATCTCTAGTATTAATGGCAAATGAGGTCAAAGAAGGCAAAGCAGATGCCTGTATCTCTGCAGGAAATACTGGGGCATTGATGAGTGCTGGATTATTCGTTGTTGGGCGGATTAAAGGGATTGAGCGGCCAGCGTTAAGTCCGACTCTGCCTACGAGTGACGGTAAAGGTGTTCTTTTATTAGACGTCGGAGCCAATGTGGAGGCGAAAGCGCAACATCTCCTTCAATACGGAATTATGGGAGCCATTTACACCGAAAAGGTTCGCGGCGTTCAAAATCCTAGGGTTGGATTATTAAATGTTGGAACAGAGGATGGCAAAGGGAATGATTTGACGAAGAAAGCATTTGAATTGATGCAGCAGGCACCGTTTCATTTTGTTGGAAATGTGGAAGCGAGAGACATCCTTTCCGGGGTGGCAGATGTGATCGTTACAGACGGATTTAGTGGAAATGTTGCACTAAAAACGATTGAAGGAACTGCGGACTTAATGTTTTCAAAGTTAAAAGAAACATTTATGTCGAATCTTAAAACGAAGCTTGCAGCGGGAATGGTAAAACCCGAATTAAAAGGGTTAAAAGATCAGCTGGATTACTCGGAGTATGGAGGAGCTGGCTTGTTTGGTTTAGCAGCACCTGTTATTAAAGCGCACGGATCCTCTAACGCAAGAGCAATCTTTAACGCCATTAAACAAGCTTGTCATATGGTAGAACATAACGTAACAATGACGATACAAGAAACGGTTGAATTGATTCAAACCGACAACGGAGAGGAGTAA
- the fabD gene encoding ACP S-malonyltransferase → MKRVAFVFPGQGSQSVGMGKEMYDRYPEVKDLFHQADEWLDLSITNLMFEGPEETLTNTENAQPALLLTSSAIQQVLQREGVQPVVTAGHSLGEYSALVASGVLRVEDALPLVQTRGKLMEHAFPKGKGAMAAVLGLTTEQIQEALEQLGEEEVVDLANLNCPGQVVISGTKAGIDAAIPLLKDSGAKRVLPLNVSGPFHSRLMEPAAKDFASALDQVKLKNADIPIFANVTAEKTTDQEMIKDLLVKQLYSPVRFHEILERILEEDVDAVVEVGNGKVLTGLVKKVNRRTKTFSVQDPSSLEEFLQWYKEDA, encoded by the coding sequence ATGAAACGAGTAGCGTTTGTTTTTCCCGGTCAGGGATCTCAATCAGTAGGTATGGGAAAAGAAATGTACGATCGTTATCCAGAAGTAAAGGACCTCTTTCATCAAGCGGATGAGTGGTTAGATCTGTCCATTACAAACTTAATGTTTGAAGGTCCGGAAGAAACATTAACGAATACGGAAAATGCGCAACCAGCCCTACTATTAACGAGTAGTGCCATTCAACAGGTTCTTCAAAGAGAAGGTGTCCAGCCAGTTGTCACAGCTGGACATAGTTTAGGTGAATATAGTGCACTTGTAGCTTCCGGAGTATTGCGTGTGGAAGACGCATTACCTTTGGTTCAGACACGCGGAAAACTTATGGAGCATGCTTTTCCAAAAGGAAAAGGCGCGATGGCAGCTGTATTAGGATTGACTACAGAACAAATTCAAGAGGCACTTGAGCAGTTAGGAGAAGAAGAGGTAGTAGACCTAGCGAACTTAAATTGTCCCGGTCAAGTCGTTATTTCTGGTACAAAGGCTGGGATTGATGCTGCGATTCCTTTGTTGAAAGACTCTGGTGCAAAACGTGTATTGCCTTTGAACGTGAGTGGTCCTTTCCACTCTCGATTAATGGAACCTGCCGCTAAGGATTTTGCAAGTGCGTTAGACCAAGTTAAATTAAAGAATGCAGACATTCCTATTTTTGCAAACGTAACGGCAGAAAAAACAACCGATCAAGAGATGATAAAAGATTTACTCGTTAAGCAGTTGTATTCTCCTGTTCGATTCCATGAAATTTTAGAGCGGATATTGGAAGAGGACGTAGATGCAGTTGTGGAAGTTGGGAATGGCAAAGTGTTAACGGGATTGGTGAAAAAAGTGAACCGCAGAACAAAGACGTTCTCTGTTCAAGATCCTAGTTCCCTTGAAGAGTTTTTACAATGGTACAAGGAGGATGCTTAA
- the sdaAA gene encoding L-serine ammonia-lyase, iron-sulfur-dependent, subunit alpha, whose translation MFRNVAELVEIAETEGILISEVMIRQEMDVKDVTREQVMSQMERNLEVMEKAVEDGLKGVKSYSGLTGGDAVLLQNYMRDHEPLSGTLLLDAVSKAVATNEVNAAMGTICATPTAGSAGCVPGTLFAVKNRLNPTREQMVRYLFTSGAFGYVVANNSFISGAAGGCQAEVGSAAAMAAAAIVEMAGGTPQQSAEAFAITLKNMLGLVCDPVAGLVEVPCVKRNAAGASNAIVSADMALAGVTSRIPCDEVIGAMYRIGKSMPSALRETAEGGLAATPTGRAIASRIYGIPVEKE comes from the coding sequence GTGTTCAGAAATGTAGCAGAATTAGTAGAGATTGCCGAGACGGAAGGCATTTTAATATCAGAAGTTATGATTAGGCAAGAAATGGACGTCAAAGACGTAACTAGAGAACAAGTTATGTCACAAATGGAAAGAAACTTAGAAGTGATGGAAAAAGCCGTAGAAGATGGATTAAAAGGGGTTAAATCCTATTCGGGGCTAACAGGAGGAGATGCGGTCCTCTTGCAAAACTACATGAGAGATCATGAGCCTCTTTCAGGTACCTTGCTTCTAGATGCTGTGAGTAAAGCAGTAGCGACTAATGAAGTAAATGCGGCGATGGGGACGATTTGTGCCACACCTACTGCTGGAAGCGCTGGATGTGTACCGGGAACGTTATTTGCGGTTAAGAATCGTTTAAATCCTACCAGGGAACAGATGGTTCGCTATCTCTTTACCTCAGGGGCATTCGGTTATGTGGTTGCCAACAATTCGTTTATCTCTGGTGCGGCAGGCGGATGCCAAGCAGAAGTGGGGTCTGCAGCAGCTATGGCGGCAGCTGCTATCGTAGAAATGGCGGGGGGAACTCCACAACAAAGTGCAGAAGCTTTCGCCATTACGTTAAAAAATATGCTAGGATTAGTATGTGATCCTGTTGCCGGCTTAGTGGAGGTTCCGTGTGTAAAAAGAAATGCAGCAGGAGCTTCCAATGCCATTGTATCAGCTGATATGGCATTAGCAGGTGTAACGAGCCGTATCCCTTGTGATGAAGTAATCGGTGCGATGTATCGTATCGGAAAGTCGATGCCTTCTGCCTTAAGGGAAACAGCAGAAGGAGGATTGGCAGCTACACCAACAGGAAGAGCGATTGCATCACGTATTTATGGAATACCCGTAGAGAAAGAGTGA
- the fapR gene encoding transcription factor FapR — protein MRRNKRERQSLLQETIKEMPFITDEELAKRFDVSIQTIRLDRMELAIPELRERIKFVATNQWNETVKALPIDEVIGEVIDLELDERAISILDIGEEHVFSRNKIARGHHLFAQANSLAVAVINDQLALTAKADIKFTSQVFQGERVIAKAKVIQSQAIDRTKVEVKSFVDNKQVFVGTFTMFRSNEKEGE, from the coding sequence TTGAGAAGAAATAAGAGGGAACGGCAAAGCCTATTACAAGAAACGATCAAAGAAATGCCGTTTATTACGGATGAAGAATTAGCAAAACGATTTGATGTTAGTATTCAAACCATTCGTTTAGATCGAATGGAATTAGCGATTCCAGAATTAAGAGAGCGGATCAAATTTGTAGCAACGAACCAATGGAATGAAACGGTTAAGGCTTTACCTATCGATGAAGTAATTGGGGAAGTCATCGATCTAGAACTAGATGAACGTGCAATCTCCATATTAGACATCGGTGAAGAGCACGTGTTTTCCCGTAATAAAATTGCTAGGGGACATCATTTATTTGCACAAGCTAACTCACTGGCAGTAGCAGTAATTAATGATCAGTTAGCTTTAACCGCTAAAGCAGACATAAAATTCACGAGCCAGGTTTTTCAAGGGGAACGGGTTATTGCCAAGGCAAAGGTTATTCAATCTCAAGCGATTGATCGAACAAAAGTAGAAGTGAAAAGTTTTGTGGACAACAAACAAGTTTTTGTAGGGACTTTCACAATGTTCCGATCGAATGAGAAAGAAGGAGAATAA
- the rnc gene encoding ribonuclease III produces the protein MVRAMEFSSLQEKVGVTFQNEKLLKQAFTHSSYVNEHRKKDYEDNERLEFLGDAVLELGVSQYLFKEYPKMEEGELTKLRASIVCEPSLVNFARKIGFGDYILLGRGEEMTGGRTRPALLADVFESFIGALYLDQGYDIVLQFLEKFVFPEISNGAFSHGMDYKSQLQEVVQRNKNGNVEYVIIEERGPAHSREFVSQVLIKGQMSGEGIGRTKKEAEQRAAKTALDALLHA, from the coding sequence ATGGTGAGGGCAATGGAATTTTCATCTTTACAAGAAAAAGTGGGCGTAACGTTTCAGAACGAAAAGCTGTTAAAGCAAGCATTTACTCATTCATCTTATGTGAATGAGCATCGTAAAAAAGATTATGAGGATAACGAACGATTAGAATTTCTAGGAGACGCGGTGCTAGAGCTAGGCGTATCCCAATACTTGTTTAAAGAGTATCCGAAGATGGAAGAAGGGGAACTAACAAAACTCCGCGCATCTATCGTCTGTGAGCCATCTTTGGTGAATTTTGCTAGGAAAATTGGATTTGGAGACTATATTCTTCTAGGAAGAGGAGAAGAAATGACAGGTGGTCGAACGAGACCGGCATTACTTGCGGATGTATTTGAATCATTTATCGGTGCTCTTTATTTGGATCAAGGCTATGATATAGTCTTACAATTTCTGGAGAAGTTCGTTTTCCCTGAGATCAGTAATGGTGCTTTTTCGCATGGGATGGATTATAAGAGTCAGCTTCAGGAGGTCGTTCAACGGAACAAGAATGGAAACGTGGAATATGTCATCATTGAGGAACGCGGACCGGCCCACAGCCGAGAGTTTGTTTCTCAAGTCCTCATAAAGGGTCAAATGTCTGGAGAAGGTATTGGTCGAACGAAAAAAGAAGCAGAACAAAGAGCAGCCAAAACAGCCTTAGACGCCTTGCTCCATGCGTAG
- a CDS encoding DUF1128 domain-containing protein — protein sequence MNLNEANEDNLKYIIDEMAKKLQVVNRSIMDPKDYKLESYDQLKELYDMLEHKGNLSVPEIQAFIEELSSYRK from the coding sequence TTGAATTTGAATGAAGCAAACGAAGATAACCTGAAATACATAATTGATGAAATGGCGAAAAAGCTTCAGGTCGTCAACCGGTCCATCATGGACCCAAAGGACTATAAGTTAGAAAGCTACGATCAATTGAAGGAGCTCTATGACATGCTCGAACATAAAGGAAATTTAAGTGTTCCAGAAATCCAAGCCTTTATAGAAGAGCTTTCTTCCTATAGAAAATAA
- the fabG gene encoding 3-oxoacyl-[acyl-carrier-protein] reductase, translated as MLQEKVALVTGGSRGIGKAIAIELAKQGASVAVNFSGNEQKAQEVVKEVEKLGQKAIKIKADVSSEADVKEMIKTVTDTFGRLDILVNNAGITRDNLLMRMKEEEFDKVIQTNLKGVFLTTKAVTRQMMKQKSGRIINIASVVGVSGNPGQANYVAAKAGVIGLTKTTAKELASRNILVNAIAPGFIETDMTDKLSEEQRSGMLELIPLAKLGAAEDVAKVVRFLASDDANYITGQTIHVDGGMVM; from the coding sequence ATGTTACAAGAAAAAGTAGCACTCGTCACAGGTGGTTCACGAGGAATCGGAAAAGCAATTGCTATCGAGTTGGCAAAACAAGGAGCAAGTGTAGCTGTTAATTTCTCGGGGAATGAGCAAAAGGCTCAAGAGGTTGTCAAAGAAGTAGAGAAGCTTGGACAAAAAGCAATAAAAATAAAAGCAGATGTATCCTCCGAAGCAGATGTAAAAGAAATGATTAAAACCGTAACGGATACTTTCGGGCGCTTGGATATTCTCGTTAACAATGCTGGAATCACGAGAGATAACTTGTTGATGCGAATGAAAGAAGAAGAATTTGATAAAGTCATTCAAACGAACTTAAAAGGTGTTTTCTTGACGACTAAAGCCGTTACGAGACAAATGATGAAGCAAAAAAGTGGGCGAATTATCAATATCGCTTCTGTTGTCGGAGTGAGCGGAAATCCTGGTCAAGCAAATTATGTGGCGGCTAAAGCCGGTGTCATTGGTTTGACGAAAACAACAGCAAAAGAACTAGCAAGTCGTAACATTCTCGTTAATGCGATAGCACCTGGGTTTATAGAAACCGATATGACGGACAAACTATCGGAAGAACAACGTAGCGGTATGTTAGAGCTTATTCCTTTGGCTAAACTAGGAGCAGCAGAAGATGTAGCAAAAGTCGTACGTTTCTTAGCCTCAGATGATGCCAACTACATAACGGGTCAAACCATTCATGTTGACGGTGGAATGGTGATGTAA
- the sdaAB gene encoding L-serine ammonia-lyase, iron-sulfur-dependent subunit beta codes for MKFKSVFDIIGPVMIGPSSSHTAGAARIGRAARHLFGKEPEWANIYFYGSFAKTYRGHGTDVATVGGLLDFDTDDTRMRDSIDLAKEKGMKIQFFEDEASTDHPNTARIKLGYKDETFELVGISIGGGKVEIIELNGFELHLSGNHPAILVMHNDRFGAIASVANILAKYEINIGRMEVSRKDVGKEALMTIEVDQNVDDNILEELKAADHILQISKIVD; via the coding sequence GTGAAGTTTAAATCAGTATTTGATATTATAGGTCCTGTTATGATTGGGCCATCCAGCTCTCATACCGCAGGTGCAGCGCGAATAGGAAGAGCTGCACGACATTTATTTGGAAAAGAGCCGGAATGGGCAAATATTTACTTTTACGGATCATTTGCAAAGACATATAGAGGTCATGGGACAGACGTTGCCACAGTAGGTGGATTACTTGATTTTGATACCGATGATACACGCATGCGGGATTCTATAGATTTAGCAAAGGAAAAAGGAATGAAGATTCAATTCTTTGAGGATGAAGCTTCTACCGATCACCCAAATACAGCTAGAATTAAACTTGGATATAAAGATGAAACGTTTGAGCTAGTTGGTATATCTATTGGTGGTGGAAAAGTCGAAATTATCGAGCTTAATGGCTTTGAATTACATTTATCCGGTAATCATCCAGCCATTTTGGTAATGCATAATGATAGGTTTGGAGCGATTGCCTCTGTAGCAAATATTTTGGCTAAATATGAAATTAATATTGGGAGAATGGAAGTATCTCGTAAAGACGTCGGGAAAGAAGCCCTAATGACCATAGAGGTTGACCAGAACGTAGATGATAACATCCTAGAAGAACTAAAAGCAGCCGACCACATTTTACAGATTTCTAAAATCGTGGACTAA
- a CDS encoding acyl carrier protein produces MADTLERVKKIVVDRLDVEESKVTMEASFKDDLEADSLDVVELVMELEDEFDMEISDEEAEKIQTVGDAVKYIDSTL; encoded by the coding sequence GTGGCAGATACTTTGGAGCGCGTAAAAAAAATCGTTGTAGATCGACTAGATGTAGAAGAATCTAAAGTAACAATGGAAGCTTCTTTTAAAGACGATCTAGAAGCAGACTCTCTTGACGTAGTAGAGCTTGTTATGGAACTTGAGGATGAGTTTGACATGGAGATTTCTGACGAAGAAGCGGAAAAAATTCAAACAGTTGGTGATGCTGTTAAATACATAGACAGCACACTATAA
- the recG gene encoding ATP-dependent DNA helicase RecG, giving the protein MLSDPVATIKGVGEKLEADLFGLGIETVEDLLFYFPFRYDIFEIKPLHQLIHEDKVTIEGKVIGNPSLVFYGKRKSKLSVNVQVENVVVKAVMFNRAFAKKQLQDGDVVTFTGKWDQHRLQITVQNYKKGPASSQNPIEPVYPLRGSVTNIQLKKLMKTALTQYKTDLVEIFPDSYLTSYKLPSRVEAIRQLHFPSNHMKLKHARRRFIYEEFLLFQLKMTLLRKQNRETTSGGSQTIDEHKVEKFIQTLPFPLTNAQTKSLKEILEDMKSPYRMNRLLQGDVGSGKTVVAAIGLYAAKSAGNQGALMVPTEILAEQHYDSLKNTFDDTVSIALLTGSVKGKKRKEILEKVAQKEIDILIGTHALIQEDVVFNQLGLVIVDEQHRFGVEQRRILRDKGLYPDVLFMTATPIPRTLAITAFGDMDVSIIDEMPAGRKEVKTYWAKENMLDRVLTFIQSEVEQGYQAYFICPLIEESDKLDIQNAVDLFHQLEEYYQPSIKVGLMHGRLHTDEKEEVMKAFANNDIQILVSTTVVEVGVNVPNATVMVIYDAERFGLSQLHQLRGRVGRGDAQSHCILIADPKGEVGKERMKIMTETSNGFELSEEDLKLRGPGDFFGKKQSGLPEFKIADMVHDYRALETARVDAQEIVSKQLLDDPSFLALKKILLHDPTMQGAVLD; this is encoded by the coding sequence TTGTTATCTGATCCAGTAGCGACGATAAAAGGTGTTGGAGAAAAATTAGAAGCAGATTTATTTGGCTTAGGCATTGAAACGGTAGAGGATTTACTGTTTTACTTTCCGTTTCGATATGACATATTTGAAATAAAGCCATTACATCAGCTCATTCATGAAGATAAAGTAACGATTGAGGGGAAGGTTATCGGAAATCCTTCCCTTGTTTTTTATGGAAAAAGAAAATCCAAATTGTCGGTCAATGTTCAAGTGGAAAATGTTGTGGTCAAGGCAGTCATGTTCAACCGTGCCTTTGCTAAAAAGCAATTGCAAGATGGAGATGTAGTAACTTTTACAGGGAAATGGGATCAGCATCGACTTCAGATAACCGTGCAAAACTACAAAAAGGGTCCTGCAAGCTCCCAAAACCCAATTGAACCTGTCTATCCATTAAGAGGTTCGGTAACGAATATTCAGCTAAAAAAATTGATGAAAACAGCTCTTACCCAATATAAAACGGACTTAGTCGAAATCTTTCCTGACTCCTATTTGACGAGCTATAAGCTTCCGAGTCGAGTGGAAGCAATTCGTCAGTTGCATTTTCCGAGTAACCATATGAAATTGAAGCATGCCCGCAGACGTTTTATTTATGAGGAATTCTTGTTGTTCCAGTTGAAAATGACTTTGTTACGTAAGCAGAATAGGGAAACGACCTCAGGTGGAAGTCAGACAATTGATGAACACAAGGTAGAAAAATTTATTCAAACCCTTCCTTTCCCTTTGACCAATGCCCAAACGAAATCCTTAAAAGAGATATTGGAGGATATGAAATCACCATATCGAATGAATCGGTTACTTCAAGGGGATGTAGGATCTGGAAAAACAGTAGTCGCAGCTATTGGCTTGTACGCAGCTAAATCGGCTGGAAACCAAGGGGCGCTGATGGTTCCGACAGAAATTCTAGCAGAGCAACATTATGATTCATTAAAAAATACATTTGATGATACCGTATCGATTGCGTTATTAACCGGATCTGTAAAAGGGAAAAAACGAAAAGAAATATTGGAAAAGGTTGCTCAAAAGGAAATCGATATTTTAATAGGGACACATGCATTAATTCAAGAGGATGTGGTCTTTAATCAGCTAGGACTTGTTATTGTCGATGAACAGCACCGGTTCGGGGTAGAGCAGCGCAGAATTTTACGTGATAAAGGTTTATATCCGGATGTATTGTTTATGACGGCTACCCCAATTCCACGAACGCTAGCGATTACGGCTTTTGGCGACATGGACGTATCGATTATCGATGAAATGCCAGCAGGTCGGAAGGAAGTAAAAACGTATTGGGCGAAGGAAAATATGCTAGATCGAGTTTTGACTTTCATTCAATCTGAGGTTGAACAAGGGTACCAAGCTTATTTTATCTGTCCTTTGATTGAAGAATCGGACAAGCTAGACATCCAAAATGCCGTCGATCTCTTTCATCAGCTAGAAGAGTACTATCAACCTTCTATAAAAGTAGGATTAATGCATGGTAGGTTGCATACAGATGAAAAAGAAGAAGTTATGAAAGCTTTTGCGAACAATGATATTCAAATTCTCGTTTCGACTACCGTCGTCGAAGTAGGAGTGAACGTGCCGAATGCAACCGTAATGGTCATATATGATGCAGAACGTTTCGGATTATCACAGCTCCATCAGTTAAGAGGACGGGTAGGAAGAGGAGATGCTCAAAGTCATTGTATCTTAATAGCAGACCCTAAAGGAGAAGTTGGAAAAGAAAGAATGAAGATTATGACGGAAACGTCCAATGGGTTCGAATTGTCTGAGGAGGACTTGAAGCTCCGTGGACCAGGGGACTTCTTTGGTAAAAAACAAAGCGGACTACCAGAATTTAAGATCGCCGACATGGTTCATGATTATCGGGCTTTAGAAACAGCAAGAGTAGATGCACAGGAGATCGTTTCGAAACAGCTTTTGGACGACCCATCTTTTCTCGCATTAAAGAAAATTCTTCTTCATGACCCAACGATGCAAGGTGCTGTTCTAGATTAG